The genomic window ATGTGTCAATGTCCACCAACCATTCTTTATGACTGGTCAGTTGATTGGAGCAACCAATGTTACGAAACCATAATAGAGATTGAGATGGTTCTTCATTTGCAGTAGCCATCAAAAGCATTGTATCTGAATCTGAGTCATCTTCTTGAGCAACATAAGCTTCTTCTTCAgctttcttttttttgttttccatTTCCAAATCAACATTCATCGGTAAAATGACTAAACTTTTCACAATTATAATACTACACCTTCTTTTTGTAAAAGTTATTTGATCTCCCTTTGTTTTCAAcatttccttctctttctcttGATGAGGATACAAATTTGTCATCACTTTTGTTGAACTTATCTTTGTTGTTATTATttcatttcttcttttaatcACCTTTCTTGTTGACTTGAGTTGACAATGCTTGATCCTTAGTTTTCCCTCCAATTCTTTCAATCGTAACTTTCTTGCTTTTAATGATCCTTGTAGTTCTTCAAGACTCAAAGATGAGATGTCCCTAGATTCTTTAATGGGACACACGATGTAATCAAACCTGGGATGCAAGGACCTTAGAATCTTCTCACAAATCTTTTGTTCTAACAATCTTTCACCACATGAAGCCATCTAATTGGTAATGCTTCTCAATCTTGGGCACAATTCTGAAACTTTCTCTTATTCCTCCATTTGTAGCAGGTTATATTGTCTTTGTATGGCATGCAATTTCACTTTCATAACCTTTTCactaataacataaaatttctCAAGTATATCCTATACTTCTTTTGCATTCTTTGCATAAGAAAATTTGTGAAAATTTGATATGCCATTGCATTGATGAAGG from Cicer arietinum cultivar CDC Frontier isolate Library 1 unplaced genomic scaffold, Cicar.CDCFrontier_v2.0 Ca_scaffold_5631_v2.0, whole genome shotgun sequence includes these protein-coding regions:
- the LOC101515555 gene encoding uncharacterized protein; translated protein: MASCGERLLEQKICEKILRSLHPRFDYIVCPIKESRDISSLSLEELQGSLKARKLRLKELEGKLRIKHCQLKSTRKVIKRRNEIITTKISSTKVMTNLYPHQEKEKEMLKTKGDQITFTKRRCSIIIVKSLVILPMNVDLEMENKKKKAEEEAYVAQEDDSDSDTMLLMATANEEPSQSLLWFRNIGCSNQLTSHKEWLVDIDTSRKSKIIFDYGRTLEAEGEGNIVIKRKDAKTTVIKNALYVTAMKKNIISIGQLIQKGYQVIMKNV